Proteins from a single region of Crassaminicella profunda:
- a CDS encoding double-cubane-cluster-containing anaerobic reductase codes for MADYRDLWKSLNIDLEKHDQLCAVLPEFFGDIYLSQENRPESMNYYNFVVSEIHGYRIKELAEYREKGGKVFGSFCVFVPDEVALAGDAVVVGLCGGSDFWVSDGEKVLPRNMCPLIKASVGAKVGGTCPYFQSVDMLVGETTCDGKKKAWEILEEYTPMHVMDLPQMKREKDKLHWMDEIKIFKEQVEELTGNTITKEKLEKGIKLINQKRKVLQRLYNTRKAENLPISGKDALLITQIAFYDDPNRFIEKTTELCEELEARIEKGESVFKEGTKRILVTGTPMAIPNWKMHHLIETSGGAVVCEETCTGTRYFENLVDENKDTLEGQIRALADRYLGINCACFTPNEGRVDDIIRLYKEYKAEGVIYYSLPFCHTYALEYKKVKEALDKEGIPVMMIESDYSLQDAGQIKTRLEAFFEMLETSKEAAVTK; via the coding sequence ATGGCTGATTATAGAGATTTGTGGAAAAGTTTAAATATTGACTTAGAAAAACATGATCAATTATGTGCAGTACTACCAGAGTTTTTTGGAGATATTTATTTATCTCAAGAGAATCGTCCTGAAAGTATGAACTATTATAATTTCGTTGTTTCAGAAATACATGGATATAGAATAAAAGAGCTAGCTGAATATAGAGAAAAAGGTGGAAAGGTATTTGGAAGCTTTTGTGTATTTGTACCAGATGAAGTAGCTTTAGCAGGGGATGCTGTTGTAGTAGGGTTATGTGGAGGATCTGATTTTTGGGTTTCTGATGGAGAAAAGGTGCTTCCAAGAAATATGTGTCCACTCATTAAAGCTTCTGTAGGAGCAAAGGTTGGTGGAACCTGTCCATATTTTCAATCAGTAGATATGTTAGTGGGAGAAACAACTTGTGATGGTAAGAAGAAAGCATGGGAAATTCTCGAAGAGTATACCCCTATGCATGTAATGGATTTACCACAAATGAAAAGAGAAAAGGATAAGCTTCACTGGATGGATGAAATTAAAATATTTAAAGAGCAAGTAGAAGAATTAACAGGGAACACTATTACAAAAGAGAAATTAGAAAAAGGTATCAAACTGATCAATCAAAAAAGAAAAGTTCTGCAAAGATTATATAACACAAGAAAGGCAGAAAACTTACCAATTAGCGGAAAAGATGCACTTCTTATCACACAAATAGCCTTTTATGATGATCCAAATAGATTTATTGAAAAGACTACAGAACTTTGTGAAGAATTAGAAGCTCGTATAGAAAAAGGAGAAAGTGTTTTTAAGGAAGGAACGAAAAGAATCTTAGTAACAGGAACCCCTATGGCCATACCAAACTGGAAAATGCATCATTTGATTGAAACCAGTGGTGGAGCTGTTGTCTGTGAAGAAACCTGTACAGGAACAAGATATTTTGAAAATCTAGTAGATGAAAATAAAGATACCCTAGAAGGGCAAATCAGAGCTTTAGCAGATAGATATTTAGGTATTAACTGTGCATGCTTTACACCAAATGAAGGAAGAGTTGATGATATTATAAGATTATATAAAGAATATAAAGCAGAGGGAGTTATTTATTATAGCTTACCATTCTGTCATACCTATGCACTAGAGTATAAAAAAGTAAAAGAAGCATTAGACAAAGAAGGCATTCCTGTTATGATGATTGAGAGTGATTATAGTCTACAGGATGCGGGACAAATTAAGACAAGACTCGAAGCTTTCTTTGAAATGCTTGAAACATCTAAGGAAGCAGCTGTCACAAAGTAA
- a CDS encoding DUF3343 domain-containing protein: MNLQTYILFPSHTDGLALEKVLKSNEIKYTIVPTPRDLSKCCGISIKIDPDQKEKIEGLIQKNPDIKIEGIHTVERKKRNWFV, from the coding sequence ATGAACCTCCAAACCTATATATTATTTCCATCTCATACGGATGGATTAGCATTAGAAAAAGTATTAAAATCAAATGAGATAAAATATACAATTGTTCCAACGCCTAGGGATTTAAGTAAATGTTGTGGCATATCCATTAAGATTGATCCAGATCAAAAAGAGAAAATAGAGGGTTTAATCCAAAAAAATCCAGATATTAAGATAGAAGGAATTCACACCGTTGAAAGAAAAAAAAGAAACTGGTTTGTATAA
- a CDS encoding flavin reductase family protein — MEKQTIEFPKYTTEMLEILKRGRVLLVGQGKDGKPNPMTIAWGSIMFSWNKPIFVAMVRSSRYTYKLMEECDTFTVNFFDESYSEAMKFCGTKSGRDYDKWKETNLTPVKGKSIDTAVIEEAMINMECKTIYKDEMNLEFLEKAIIDQKYDTSVNPENVPHIFYFGEIMDMYGEIAEK, encoded by the coding sequence ATGGAAAAACAAACAATAGAATTTCCAAAGTATACTACAGAAATGCTAGAAATCTTAAAAAGAGGCCGTGTATTATTAGTTGGTCAGGGAAAGGATGGGAAACCTAACCCTATGACGATTGCTTGGGGAAGTATAATGTTTTCTTGGAATAAACCTATCTTTGTTGCCATGGTGAGAAGTTCAAGATATACATATAAACTTATGGAAGAATGCGATACCTTTACGGTAAACTTCTTTGACGAAAGTTATAGTGAAGCCATGAAGTTTTGTGGAACGAAATCAGGAAGAGATTATGATAAGTGGAAAGAAACTAATTTAACACCAGTAAAAGGGAAAAGTATAGATACGGCAGTTATTGAAGAAGCTATGATTAATATGGAGTGTAAAACCATCTATAAAGATGAAATGAATTTAGAGTTTCTTGAAAAAGCTATTATAGATCAAAAATATGATACTAGTGTAAATCCTGAAAATGTTCCCCATATATTTTATTTTGGAGAGATTATGGATATGTATGGAGAGATAGCAGAAAAATAA